The DNA sequence TTATCCAACCCGAGATTTATTTTTCTTCCATGAAAACTAATTTCGATTATAGGAACGATGGTGAATTTACAGCACATTCCAACCGATTGGATATCCCTATTTTGTTTGGATCTAAATTTTTAGAAGTTACCCGATTGTATGCCGGCCCTGTTTTTTCCACTTCTTTAAATGAAGATATTTCCTTAAAAGGAATAAGAAAAACAAAAACAGATGATTTTTCACTTGCCGGTCAAGTAGGAGGAGGTTTTGACTTAGCTAAGCTCACTTTTGATGTGCGTTATGAATTCGGATTTAATAAAAGTCAAACAAATTTTATAAAGAAACGTACCGGTGAAGAATTTAAATTGGAGAAAAGACAAAATTCTCTGGTATTAAGTGTCGGATATAAATTTTAAGGCAAAACGAATTTATTATTTTAGTGCCCATTCTTAGTATGATTAAACTGATATGAAAAAATTATCACTTTTATTATTTTTATCTTTTTTAGCTCTTTCAATTTTTTCATGCAGAGATGATTATAATTATGATTCTGCTTCTAAACCGCTTCGTTTTTCTAAAGATACGGTTATGCTGGATACTGTATTTTCATCGGTTCGTTCAGAAACCTATGTACTTAAAGTTTATAACCAACAAAACGATGATGTTGTAATTCCGAGGATTTATCTTGAAAAAGGCTCGTCTTCTCAATTTAAAATTAATGTAGACGGAACTCCCGGCAATGCAACCAATCAAAATAGCTTTCAAAACATACCTATAAGGTCTAAAGATAGTTTATTCATTTTTATTGAAGTTGCTCCTCAAGCCATTAATGCATCCGAAGCGTTAGCAGATGAAGACTTATTGTTTAGCACCATCGGATCTACACAAAAAGTTAAGTTACTTTCTTTAATTGAAGATGCAGAATTTTACTATTCTAAATCAGGGACTAAAGAAATAGCAAAAGATCTGGCTTGGAACAATACTAAATCCAAAGTTATTTATGGAAATTTAAAAATTACAAATGGTGCCAAATTATCCGTTTTGGAAGGAACCAAAATATACCTTCATAAGAATGCAAATATAATTATTGATTCGGGCAGCGAACTTACTATAGACGGTTCTTTGGAACATGAAGTATTAATTCGGGGAGATCGACACGAAACCAAATACGATTCACTTCCGGGTAATTGGAATCAAATTCATCTTGCTGCCAACGCCTCCGCAACAATTAACCATTTAGTTATAAAAGGGGGTAATAATGCATTTTATTTAGAGGAAAATGCTCA is a window from the Apibacter sp. B3706 genome containing:
- a CDS encoding outer membrane beta-barrel protein; amino-acid sequence: MKRLFPILFLLFISIVTYAQQVEFGAKAGMAFGYKGTLKQTVTNIKESKATDNIGWHAGFFSRIKFLEWFIQPEIYFSSMKTNFDYRNDGEFTAHSNRLDIPILFGSKFLEVTRLYAGPVFSTSLNEDISLKGIRKTKTDDFSLAGQVGGGFDLAKLTFDVRYEFGFNKSQTNFIKKRTGEEFKLEKRQNSLVLSVGYKF